TTCCAACCTTGTGCCATGTTGTCCTACAAGTTAGCAGAAAGCCAGTGATTTTTTCCTTGATAGCTAGAGGATAAGCTGCCTTAAGGAAATGATGCCAACAAAAAATTTCCATTACCTGAATCAACAACCATTCTTCTAGAGTCAATACAAGAGGGAGTGTGGAGGAGTTTAAATGGTTTTTTTCTGAATGAAAAAGCTTTCAGCATAATTAGATCCCCCTCCTGTTGTTTCTTGTGGTATTCTAGAGGTGGACTTGAGACCATTCTCCCGGTCTTTGTATCCATAATCATAGAGGTTAGGGCTTGGTTTGGGTTGGTATTTGAGTCATTGGCTTGCTAACTCTCCATTGGAACGGGAACCAAGTATGTGTATAGTAGCTCTAAGGTTGTATCCAAAACCTAGGAGTGGCTTGAAGAGGTGGGATTTTCCGATGTCTTAGGAAGCCTAGTTGTTCCAGAAACCGGTCCTGCAAGTGTTACAACTCTCTCTTCTTTTTATGATGGTTTTGGGAGGTGAATCAGGAGAGCCAGATGTAGCCTTATCTTTGATTTGAAAGCGGGGCTGCCAAAACCCAGATCCTTTCAACCTGTCCTGTTCGACTGAGATTTAATGGACCTGAAGATAATCAAAATTGAGCTGACCTCACAGTCTGATACCCACTCTGTCTATCAGTTTCTTTTTAATCCTGCCCCCACACCCATGGGTAAAAATGTTGTGTTGTGTTGTTCCTTGAGTTTGGCTGGTTGAATGGAACTAAACTCAATTCAGATGGTGAGAATGATGCTCATCTCTTGAATTGAATGTGTGTTCTTAGGGCAGTGCAGTGAGTATGGCTGTGTtgaagatttgtttggtttcATTGGAGAATTGGATTTCTTCTTCCCCATGGGCTTATCCATTGTGTGAGACGACGTACTCCCTTCCACAGGGGCCTTGAATGTGGCTTGAAAAAAAGGGCACAAAGGTGGACcacttacatttttcttttcctcttttttttttttttttttttttttgaagctgACAGCAGCCTTGAATGCCAAAATAATTGTATTAATAtgacataatgaattaaaggaaaatgtaagggaaaatTGGAATGAGATGTTATGGaataaaagtatttgaaaaaatgagataaatttctaactttttgaactgaaaaaatatatattaaaatgtaatttatttgatataaatagactaattaatatttttataaaaataatgattaaaatattcttattttaatatttttataaattgaaaaaaaaaaacctactcttcagaaaataaaataaaaaataagaaaacgcgtttgaaaataattaaagcaattttctatttataaaatcaaaatttttacttacatggtattttgatttttaaataaaaattcataaatatgattaaataaaatatattttatttatattcaaaaaattttaaattaatattttcctttttcaaatggAAGGTTTCAACCCCAAGTCCCAACAACTTGGACTGTTGGACATGACGTGTTTAATAAACCTATTCAATCCAATAtaacataattaaataaattggaaGTTGAGAAAAGAAGGGAAGGGTTAGTGGGGATTGAACCCGACGTGAATCGAACACGCAACCTTCTGATCTGGAGTCAGACGCGCTACCATTGCGCCACGGATCCCTTTGTGTACTCATCAcatcaaaattattataatcaatTTACAACAAAGTtagttatttaataatattataattttaatatatttaactcattttaaataaataaatcaaaactaaattataaacatatcttaatttgattattaaataataattaattattaaaaggaTTAAATAGATTACATaacatgttatttatttaataattatgatttatattttttaatctaattattatttattttatatttagattcACCTACTTAGTCTGATTCGACTGCTCTTATTGGCTCAACTGCTCGATAGGAGTGTTTGAACTTTGACATGATATGAATATGATATATCGACATGAATTAACACCTGTGATGCCGATCATTAATACATGTGTGATAGAATCCAAATTGTTGGATAATAATACAAACAAACGAAACAATATTCATataaacaaaaaccaaataagatacaaataaatgaatccAACTAATACACAttgcttattttatattttgattcatctatttagtcGAGTATTTGAACTTTGACATGATATGAATATGACGTATCGACATGAATTCACACCCGTGATGCCGATCATTAATACATGTGTGATAGAATCGAAATTGTTGGATAATAAtacaaacaaatgaaacaatattcatattaataaaaacccaataagatacaaataaatgaatccAACTAATACACATTGCACAAGTGGAGTATAaagcaacaaaaacaaatttacaCATGACATGTTATGACAAATTTGTTTGATTACTTTCTCTACAAAGACATCTCATCTTTGGCTTATCCTCtttatctcaaaatattttgttatacagtcaaatattttaactcaGGGATCAGGAACCTTAGCCTCTGCCCAAGTCATATGTGGGCACTTGGGCACATGGGGCTACCATGTTTTGAGGCACCCTAACCATTCAACTCACTCCAATGCAGATGATGACCTTGCAAATATTCTTGTGAATGTGGTTGACCCACCCTAaaacttctaaaaataaaaaatgttttcaagtaTTAGGAAATGTTTTAGGATCATACTGTAAATTGGGTCTCAGAGCCCATAAGAAGAATAGAATGTATAGATACATCTGCTGCATCATAAAATGGTACAGCCAAAGATCAAACACCTTCATGATTATGATTACACCAACAGCATTTTGAACCTGACTTCATATTCATTCTATATTTTTCACTTATGCCCTCTTTATTTACAAACCATTCATATGGACTCAATATGATCAACAAACGACTTGAAAAAGATGAATTAATGTTAAAAAGTTTGAATTACAAAAGAGATTGATGAGAAAGTGACTGTAAACTAAGATTGACTAGAGGTGTTCTGTTTGTGAGGGAATGGGACTCGGATGAAGCGCAGACGAATTGGTTCGTCCAGTACAGAGACATCAATGTTACTCCATACCTCCGGTTTGGTGGGAAGCTGTGCGATTTTCTCAGTGATTTCCAGATCTTCTGGAAGAAGAGAACCAAACACAGTGTATGTTTGACTCCACTCATTGTGGTTTGCTAGGCTGATGAAGAATTCAGGGCCTGAACCAACCCATGCAACTGATCCTCTTCTTATCCGGGGGCATTCTTCTGTTGGGATTTCTTTAAACATAGTCCCATGCGCTGCAAGTGTTCCTTGAATCAGCGCAAAAGGAGGGCCAAATGGAGCCTAAATAGAAGAATGAGAAGGTGTTCAAGTTAGAAAACTGTGACAACCCGGTAACATTATTTCATAAACATACCAACAAAGAATTGTTGACATTCAGTTTGGATCCATATATAGTTGGAATTTTGGAGTTAGGAATTTAAAATCTGGGAAAGATATTACTTGCAAACCAAACAGCTCAAGCCATTAACTATCTCAGAATTGATTTGAATAAATACTTCCTCATTTGAGAAACTTTCCTCAGcgcgtatatatatatataggaggCCTATTTTCATGCCTGTTTTAAGCTTTGCATTAGACATCCTTTTAGCTTAAGCCATTCCGAATAGTCACAGGAAAACTAAAATTTAgcataaacaaaacaaaaagataaaccTAGAAACTACATTAACAGACATTCTGCATTAGTCTGCTCAAAAAATAAGGCATAATGGAAAATATCATGATAATCTCACGCTTTTTATGTGATTTCCCTGTGAATCCCAGGAGGTCCCCCGGCTTTCTGCACGATAAAGTTGGCAACCCACACAATGACGCAATCGCAGCAACTCAAGAATGTAGGCAACAGAATGAGGGGCACAATCTGGGAAGAGCTGCACAAATCAAAGATCACTGTAAAATTTAGGGGCAATAATCATTTTGTGAACCATGAAATATATGGAAGTAACTTTAATGATGACCAGGAAGCATGTGCTTTACTTGGGGCTCATGGGGAAAAGACACTAGAGTTGGGCCCTGGTTCTAAAACAATGAGGAAAAGTTTTGGAGACAGGCAATGTTGGGTAATATGAAGAGGAGGGAGGATGGAGTTCTAGTGAGCAAAGGAAAGAGTAGGGAGTTGGGTAAAAGCAATTAGAAAAGGATAGGAGGTGTTTGAAGAAAGAACTTGCTTTGAGGTAGGTAATAGAAGAAGAGTGAGATTTTGGCACAATTTGTGGTGAGATGAAGTTGTTCTAAAGGATTCTTTTCCTAAGTTATTTTCTATTGCAAGGTCAAAAGATGACTGAATTGGTGATGTTGGGGAGGTGGTGGGAGATGGTGATTTTTGGAATCCTTGGTTTTCAAGCAATTCCCATCATAAGGAGTTAGCTATTGTGGAGACTTCTCTACATCAAATTCAAAAAGTGGAGGTGTGATTGCAAGGATAGGATGGTATGGAAAGATTCAaaggatggattttcttggtcaagtcttttttaagtttttggAAGCTCCCTCTGCAGTTTCCTTTCCAGCAAAAGAAGTTTGGAGCTTGGGGGGTGCCACAAAAGTATGTTTCTTTGCTTAGAAGGCCATTTGGGAGAAGATATTAATGGTGGACCAGATAAGAAGAAGAGAAATGCCTCTTACCTAACTGGTGTTGTTTGTGTAGAAGCAACAAGGAGTCAGCCAACCTTATTCTCCTCCATTGTGGCTAAGCTGAAAGTAAATGGCAAGTAGGTTGGAATGGGAGTTTTGTGGGAAATAAAAGTGTTCTTGTGCTAGATTAGCTAGTTTAGGTCGACAATTTTGCACCAAATATGCACTAGTTCGATGTTGCGCAATTCCAAGCAACTTTTTGCCTAACAAGCTATTTGATAGAAGATCTTCAAAGTAGTAAGGGAAGTAAGCATACAGTTTGGACATGATCATAGGCTAATGGCAGTACGAACTTGCACCAAGAGCATGAAAAGGGGTGTAGAGAAGCTCGAGTATTGAAAAAAGGGGGGAGAATGCTTGAGGCTCCAAAAATGATTGCTCAAGTACCCTGGGCACCTAAGCGTCCAAGCGAGCACTCTTTGTTTGTGCGTGCCTTGGAAGTCCTTTCTATAGAAAGGCATTTGGTGGGTTGATCACAGACAGTTTGAAGGAGCATGTGGAGCTGTGTTAAAAACATGAAAGCACAGAGTAAGTGCTAGCCAGATAAGTCTCCCTTGGGAGAAGGTTGTGTGTAGGTCAGGTAAATTTTTGTACtttcttttacatatttaatGGGTTTACTTGCAGTCAATTGAAACCTTTGGTTTTATGCAGACGAAGAAATCTATGGTGATTTCCACATATATTGTGTGTCTCATTGTGTTAATTGATTCTTCTACTATTATATACACCCCTAAAGCAACCAAAACTAATCTTGGATAAATAGGAACTAAAAGAATTAATCAAAGTTAAAATTGCACTTAAACTTTTGGACAACCTATTCAATCCCCCTAGGTAGTTTGAAGGATCAAGAACATAAATTTCAGTTCGGTTTGGAGTCTGATCCCTCTCTGTTTGCTTTAGTCTATTTGGCAAAAGAGGAAACATATGACCTTTAGAAGGGTAAGGGCAATCGATTCCACCTTTGAAAGATACGTTTATTGgctccctattttttttttatgtagagGTTATTCAggtgttgttgttgttgatgaGTCCTCCTTTGTGTCACTTCATTGATTATACAGTctcataatttttgtttttttgttttttgttttcttatagcTTTTTGGCACCCTTTGTCTACTCCCAGGGTAGTAGAAGTGAGGCCTCTTTTTGATTGGCCCTTGTCAATGCATATTCTCTGTTAGCCTATCAgaaagaatttatatttttttctaaatgccTCATTTCTTGCTAAGATGACAAGGAAAACAACGAAGTTGggattcataaaaattaaatggattTGCAACAGTTATTAACATTTCACATACCCTGACCACATATTCTTAAAAACCCAAATTGGTATAGGGCGGCTTTAGTTGGGATGGTTTCAGTTTGGGCCCAAACCTACCACGAAGTGATCCCTATCTTATCTTCCCAAGGTacaaatcaaatatcaaaagaaaacatgattaaAGTAATGGCATCAATGTATAGAATGTTAGGCATTTGAACATGTAGGGAAAGAACATACTTCTATATGAAGAACTCCATATTCTGTTTGCAAACCAACAATAGCCTACAgcaaaaataggaaagaaattatgaatttccgAAATTCAGTAGTTTTTGCATCAGAAAGAGAAAAAGCAAGCATGTTTCATTGCACAACACTAGTATTGAGATTGACACAGTACGAGGAATCTTCCTTCCATCATAATCATTGTAAGGACAGTGACATGGCCCTCCCTTTGCACTAAAAGCTCATCCCTGATCTGTTGAAATTTTCTGTTTTCCTTACAGAACCATATTTATGATACCCATATGACATGGAATTGCTTTTTGCCTCATAAGAATAGATCCCTACTTTCCATAACTTTGCAAtttaaaatagattatttttcttctcacttctttgcttcttgaatttcCTCATTTCTCCTCAATTGTTTCTCTCATGTATTTGATAGAATAAAAGGggaacaaaaaaatcaaaatctttcTGCAGCATATTAAAcagaaaaaaaagacaatagGAGAGGTTTTGTCAAACGATTTTATAGGAAATGAAGAAATTTATCGATGAACAACAAATAAAGAGTAGAAGGATGAAAATTCCTTCATAAAGAAAAGAGGAAGCTAAAGAGACCCAAAACCCTCAAAACATATTCAGTGTACAACAAGAGTTCTATGACTCAACctagattttcttatttttctccaatttATTTCTGTTCTGTTATCTTTATAggctaaaaacaattttgtcttTTTCACTTTTAACTAGCCACACCTAAATTTTTGTCATACaatcaagtaaaaaatatgGCGTACCTAagcaaaaacatttttacacaacaaaattttctctaaaGTTCTAGAGATGAATCTTGCAACAAATGTCATGGTCAAAATCTAGATTGCATGTGGATAGGCAAATCAGGACTGTATCACTAA
The sequence above is drawn from the Vitis riparia cultivar Riparia Gloire de Montpellier isolate 1030 chromosome 15, EGFV_Vit.rip_1.0, whole genome shotgun sequence genome and encodes:
- the LOC117931614 gene encoding uncharacterized protein LOC117931614 isoform X1, giving the protein MSQTQMGRRQTDSELGRCALLALLFLGATSCCVVYTLLSAGLRRTPTSSVLDSIESGDVLGREEAQCCRGIEHLELWGDAVKWGADFKVNSSEECCRACKAMCSGVDGPCLCDSWVFCGNREACGAKFGECWLKKQKYSFYPDRRDSGEHVMWTSGLIFGKGEAIVGLQTEYGVLHIELFPDCAPHSVAYILELLRLRHCVGCQLYRAESRGTSWDSQGNHIKSAPFGPPFALIQGTLAAHGTMFKEIPTEECPRIRRGSVAWVGSGPEFFISLANHNEWSQTYTVFGSLLPEDLEITEKIAQLPTKPEVWSNIDVSVLDEPIRLRFIRVPFPHKQNTSSQS
- the LOC117931614 gene encoding uncharacterized protein LOC117931614 isoform X2; amino-acid sequence: MSQTQMGRRQTDSELGRCALLALLFLGATSCCVVYTLLSAGLRRTPTSSVLDSIESGDVLGREEAQCCRGIEHLELWGDAVKWGADFKVNSSEECCRACKAMCSGVDGPCLCDSWVFCGNREACGAKFGECWLKKQKYSFYPDRRDSGEHVMWTSGLIFGKGELFPDCAPHSVAYILELLRLRHCVGCQLYRAESRGTSWDSQGNHIKSAPFGPPFALIQGTLAAHGTMFKEIPTEECPRIRRGSVAWVGSGPEFFISLANHNEWSQTYTVFGSLLPEDLEITEKIAQLPTKPEVWSNIDVSVLDEPIRLRFIRVPFPHKQNTSSQS